In Betaproteobacteria bacterium, a single window of DNA contains:
- a CDS encoding heavy metal-binding domain-containing protein, giving the protein MIVTTTPSIEGHPITRYLGIVTGEAIVGANVFRDLFARVRDIVGGRAGAYEHTLADARQTALDEMIEAATKLGATAIVGVDFDYEVLGAENGMLMVSVSGTAVVVG; this is encoded by the coding sequence ATGATCGTCACCACGACCCCCAGCATCGAAGGCCATCCCATCACGCGTTACCTCGGCATCGTGACCGGCGAGGCTATCGTCGGCGCCAACGTCTTCCGCGACCTCTTTGCACGCGTTCGCGATATCGTCGGCGGACGCGCAGGTGCGTACGAGCACACACTCGCCGACGCACGTCAAACGGCGCTCGACGAAATGATCGAAGCCGCCACCAAACTGGGCGCGACGGCGATAGTAGGTGTCGACTTCGACTACGAGGTGCTCGGCGCGGAAAACGGCATGCTCATGGTATCGGTAAGCGGAACTGCCGTGGTCGTGGGGTAG
- a CDS encoding alpha/beta hydrolase — protein sequence MTAAFSVAALLVALFFGLRWYEQQAMYHPTHELVRTPADAALPFEDVAIATSDGETLHGWWVPSDRGDAPVVLFFHGNGGNVSHRLEKLAVLHELGATTLIIDYRGYGRSSGAPSEAGMYRDAHAAYKWLLTTRGVPADRIVAHGESLGAAVAVHLAAEAKTAGVVVESGFTSVPDIARQRFPVLPVRWVLKHDFDTLGKVHRIVSPLLILHSREDELFDMSHPERLLAAAQSRKHLVELRGGHNDAFLVSRDQYRGALATFLAGVAPTTAAAGNKEPS from the coding sequence ATGACCGCCGCGTTCTCCGTGGCTGCGCTGCTCGTTGCACTCTTCTTCGGGTTGCGCTGGTACGAGCAACAGGCGATGTACCATCCGACTCACGAACTGGTTCGCACGCCGGCGGACGCGGCCCTTCCGTTCGAGGACGTTGCGATCGCGACCAGCGACGGCGAAACGCTCCACGGCTGGTGGGTGCCGTCCGATCGCGGCGACGCACCCGTGGTCCTTTTCTTCCACGGCAATGGCGGCAACGTTTCGCACCGGTTGGAAAAGCTTGCGGTGCTTCACGAACTCGGCGCCACGACGCTCATCATCGACTACCGCGGGTACGGCAGGAGCAGCGGCGCACCCAGTGAAGCAGGCATGTACCGCGATGCTCACGCAGCCTACAAATGGTTGCTGACCACCCGCGGTGTCCCCGCGGATCGCATTGTGGCCCACGGCGAGTCCCTCGGTGCCGCGGTGGCGGTGCACCTCGCCGCCGAAGCGAAGACTGCCGGCGTGGTTGTGGAGAGCGGATTCACTTCGGTACCGGATATCGCGCGACAGCGCTTTCCCGTTCTGCCCGTGCGGTGGGTTCTCAAACACGACTTCGACACACTCGGCAAAGTGCACCGTATCGTCTCACCCCTGCTGATTCTTCACAGCCGTGAAGACGAATTGTTCGACATGTCACACCCCGAACGACTGCTGGCCGCTGCGCAGTCGCGCAAGCACCTGGTCGAACTGCGTGGCGGCCACAATGACGCGTTCCTCGTGAGCCGCGATCAGTATCGCGGGGCGCTCGCAACTTTTCTCGCGGGCGTCGCTCCCACCACGGCTGCCGCCGGAAACAAGGAGCCGTCATGA